The following coding sequences are from one Xiphophorus couchianus chromosome 7, X_couchianus-1.0, whole genome shotgun sequence window:
- the LOC114148463 gene encoding gamma-crystallin S has translation MGRIIFYEDKNFQGRRYECDSDCSDFHTYLSRCNSIRVESGAWVVYERPNYMGYQYVLTRGEYPEYQRWMGLNDRLSSCKIVHFTSGTLYKMQLYEKADFGGQAVEATEDCPSLLEKFRWREVNSCKVFDGWWVFYECQNYTGRQYFLEKGEYRKPGDWGAVSPLVQSFRRFTV, from the exons ATGGGCAGG ATTATCTTCTACGAGGACAAGAACTTTCAGGGTCGTCGTTATGAGTGTGACAGTGACTGCTCAGATTTCCACACATACCTGAGCCGCTGCAACTCCATCCGAGTGGAGAGTGGGGCCTGGGTGGTGTACGAGAGGCCCAACTACATGGGCTACCAATATGTCCTGACCAGAGGGGAGTACCCGGAGTACCAGCGCTGGATGGGACTCAATGACCGCCTCAGCTCCTGCAAGATAGTCCATTTT ACCAGTGGGACCCTGTACAAGATGCAGCTTTATGAGAAGGCAGACTTCGGCGGCCAGGCCGTGGAGGCCACCGAGGACTGCCCCTCGCTCCTGGAGAAGTTCCGCTGGAGAGAGGTCAACTCCTGCAAGGTCTTTGATGGCTGGTGGGTTTTCTACGAGTGTCAAAATTACACTGGACGCCAGTACTTCCTGGAGAAGGGAGAGTACCGTAAACCCGGTGACTGGGGTGCCGTCAGTCCTTTGGTGCAGTCTTTCAGACGCTTCACAGTATGA
- the tbccd1 gene encoding TBCC domain-containing protein 1 — MEADSVSIWPRMEPFLLGALQVAPTSKLSLHYLRKMAIYVQTREGCFPVLGWSMWRHIACGKLQLPEDLAWLYFETFDLLLGHTPEERLERAECMSQCSSKSELDQQRSKLSVDTLQFLLFLYIQQLNRVSLRTSLIGEEWPSHRARSPSPSERETKASSQNKNWDDQAHLSFVQNHLADILELLVEPGQLSQSGQTQRDSQISLEAVQSLGLLLEGSVGHGKGIQPIHKLLTKGPLQTLSGYSILSRSFPLHKLLSCLQQNLTLNPFGMTACLRSGKKLAWAQQVEGALKRAKIARNTHMAPPGSKMVLMSQVIRQTLAKTSDKLTGANIKIHRCSDAFIYLLSPLRSVSVDKCRDSTVVLGPVQTSVHIHSCQNVRVVCVAGRVVIGASSRCTIHALTPTCPLLLPGNSEITLGPFHIFYPSLEDHMASVGLAVVPNAWDQPLVLGTEGLASPPLSSPSGSDGTCYRLLPPSEFHTLVVPFQMEGDTCEVPGGLPSAYQAALREKQKRIQSWQKTVMEARLNKEQKQQFQELVELKFHEWLLETGHRQELDSLIPSVTNSQKNSDAAATDSSRVKDSKPVQTTAAY, encoded by the exons ATGGAGGCAGACAGTGTGAGCATATGGCCACGCATGGAGCCCTTCTTACTGGGTGCCCTGCAG GTGGCTCCCACCTCCAAGCTCAGCCTGCACTACCTCCGGAAGATGGCAATCTATGTCCAAACTCGGGAAGGCTGCTTTCCTGTCCTGGGCTGGTCCATGTGGCGGCACATCGCCTGTGGAAAGCTGCAGCTTCCAGAAGACCTGGCGTGGCTCTACTTTGAGACATTCGACCTGCTTTTGGGTCACACTCCAGAGGAAAGGCTGGAGCGGGCAGAGTGCATGTCCCAGTGCTCCTCCAAAAGCGAGTTGGACCAGCAAAGAAGTAAG TTGTCAGTGGACACGCTTCAGTTCCTTCTCTTCCTCTACATCCAGCAGCTGAACCGCGTGTCTCTGCGAACGTCTCTGATTGGTGAGGAGTGGCCCAGTCACCGAGCTCGCTCCCCCTCTCCATCGGAGCGAGAGACCAAGGCCAGCTCTCAGAACAAG AATTGGGACGATCAGGCTCATCTGTCGTTTGTTCAGAACCACTTGGCAGATATTTTGGAGCTGCTGGTAGAACCAGGGCAGTTGTCTCAGTCAGGACAGACCCAAAGAGACTCCCAG ATCTCCCTGGAAGCCGTGCAGAGTTTAGGCCTCCTCCTGGAGGGCTCGGTTGGCCATGGAAAAGGCATCCAGCCCATCCACAAGCTGTTGACCAAAGGGCCGCTCCAAACACTGTCTGGCTACTCCATCTTGAGCCGCTCCTTCCCTCTGCACAAACTCCTCTCATGTCTCCAACAAAACCTCACCCTCAACCCCTTTGGGATGACCGCCTGCCTCCGCTCAGGGAAGAAACTAGCCTGGGCCCAACAAG TGGAAGGAGCCTTGAAGAGAGCCAAGATAGCCCGCAACACCCACATGGCCCCACCCGGCAGCAAGATGGTGCTCATGTCCCAGGTCATCAGACAGACTCTGGCTAAAACATCCGACAAGCTGACTGGTGCCAACATCAAGATCCATAGATGTTCTGATGCCTTCATATACCTCTTATCTCCTCTCAG ATCCGTCAGTGTGGACAAATGCCGTGACAGCACAGTGGTTCTGGGTCCAGTCCAGACCAGCGTCCACATCCACAGCTGTCAGAACGTACGTGTGGTGTGTGTTGCCGGCAGGGTGGTGATCGGCGCCTCCTCGCGCTGCACTATCCACGCCCTGACCCCCACCTGCCCGCTGCTCTTGCCCGGAAACTCCGAGATAACCCTGGGTCCCTTCCACATTTTCTACCCGTCCCTGGAGGACCACATGGCCAGTGTGGGGCTCGCTGTGGTCCCCAATGCCTGGGATCAGCCCTTGGTTCTGGGAACCGAGGGCCTCGCCAGCCCCCCACTCAGCTCGCCCTCTGGCTCCGACGGCACCTGCTACCGCCTGCTGCCCCCCTCCGAGTTTCACACGTTGGTTGTGCCTTTCCAGATGGAGGGCGACACGTGCGAGGTACCTGGCGGCCTGCCCTCTGCCTACCAGGCAGCACTGAGGGAAAAGCAGAAAAGGATACAGAGCTGGCAGAAAACAGTGATGGAGGCCCGACTGAACAA GGAGCAGAAGCAACAGTTTCAGGAGTTGGTGGAGCTAAAGTTCCACGAGTGGCTTTTGGAAACTGGCCACCGGCAGGAACTGGACAGCCTGATCCCAAGCGTGACCAACTCTCAGAAGAACTCGGATGCAGCGGCGACAGACTCCAGCCGAGTTAAAGACTCCAAACCCGTCCAGACGACTGCTGCTTATTGA